One segment of Chloracidobacterium sp. DNA contains the following:
- a CDS encoding glycosyltransferase family 2 protein, whose translation MSAAASSLEPASIELTIVMPCLNEAETLATCIRKAQGFLERYGVAGEIVVGDNGSTDGSQAIAERLGARVVHIPTRGYGAALYGATLTARGRYVIMGDSDDSYDFSNLMPFLEKLRAGYDLVMGNRFKGGIQPGAMPWKNRYIGNPVLTGIGRLLFRCPVGDFHCGLRGYSLEAFKKMDLRTTGMEFASEMVIKATLMGMRIAEVPTTLAPDGRSRPPHLRPWRDGWRHLRFMLLYSPRWLFLYPGLALMLLGLAVGVWLLPGPQRVAGVVFDVHTLLYAALAVLIGFQCVTFALLAKVFAVNEGLLPEDPRLTQLFKYITLEIGLILGGLLTVGGLVGSVTAVASWNEVAYGPLDAGRTLRLVIPSVLCLMLGCETILASLFLSILGLRIRRM comes from the coding sequence ATGTCCGCTGCCGCTTCCTCATTAGAACCCGCTTCAATCGAATTGACCATTGTCATGCCTTGCCTCAACGAGGCTGAAACGCTGGCGACCTGCATCCGCAAGGCGCAAGGGTTTTTGGAGCGATATGGGGTCGCCGGTGAGATTGTCGTCGGCGACAACGGCTCAACGGATGGTTCACAGGCTATTGCCGAACGCCTTGGGGCGCGCGTTGTCCATATCCCGACACGTGGCTACGGCGCAGCGCTGTACGGAGCGACACTTACCGCTCGCGGTCGCTACGTCATCATGGGCGATTCCGACGACAGCTATGATTTTTCAAACCTGATGCCGTTCCTCGAAAAGCTCCGCGCCGGTTACGACTTAGTGATGGGCAATCGCTTCAAGGGCGGCATCCAGCCCGGCGCAATGCCTTGGAAAAACCGTTACATCGGCAACCCAGTGCTGACCGGCATTGGGCGTCTACTCTTTCGCTGTCCGGTCGGCGACTTCCACTGCGGGCTACGCGGCTACTCGCTGGAAGCCTTCAAGAAGATGGATTTGCGAACGACCGGCATGGAGTTCGCTTCCGAAATGGTTATCAAGGCGACGCTGATGGGCATGCGTATCGCCGAAGTGCCGACGACGCTTGCTCCCGACGGACGTTCCCGCCCGCCGCACTTGCGTCCATGGCGCGACGGCTGGCGACACTTGCGCTTCATGCTGCTGTACAGCCCGCGCTGGCTTTTTCTCTATCCGGGATTAGCGCTGATGTTGCTCGGTCTGGCCGTCGGGGTCTGGTTGCTGCCCGGCCCGCAGCGCGTTGCGGGTGTGGTCTTTGACGTTCACACGTTGCTTTATGCGGCGTTGGCTGTCCTGATTGGTTTTCAGTGTGTGACGTTTGCGCTGCTAGCCAAAGTGTTCGCCGTCAATGAAGGACTGTTGCCGGAAGACCCGCGTCTGACGCAGCTGTTCAAATACATCACGCTGGAAATCGGCTTGATCCTTGGCGGGTTGCTCACGGTCGGCGGGTTGGTCGGGTCGGTGACGGCTGTCGCCTCGTGGAATGAGGTCGCTTATGGGCCGCTGGACGCCGGCCGCACATTACGCTTGGTCATCCCATCTGTCCTCTGCCTGATGCTGGGATGTGAAACCATCCTTGCTAGCCTGTTTCTGAGCATCCTTGGCTTGCGCATACGGCGCATGTAG
- a CDS encoding cystathionine gamma-synthase yields MGFATDVIHAGQPPEPATGAVAVPIYQTSTYVQEGLGRHKGYEYARTHNPTRAALEANVAVLEGGVAGFAFASGMAAIHAVMTACLQMGDHVVVSDNTYGGTYRLFERVLKDFGLTFDYVDASDIAQVEAALRPTTRMVFLETPTNPVMRLCDIAAVAQAARPRGIHVVVDNTFMSPYFQRPLALGANIVVHSTTKYLNGHSDSVGGVVVVTEPETAERLAFIQNAAGAILSPMDAWLTLRGIKTLVVRMQAHDSNGRAVARFLHEHPRVERVYYPGLAEHPQHALAARQMSGFGGMLAFDVGSFDAARRVLESLRVFALAESLGGVESLACHPATMTHAGVPPAERRRLGITDGLVRLSVGIEDIQDLLADLDHALAQV; encoded by the coding sequence ATGGGCTTTGCAACGGATGTCATTCACGCAGGGCAACCGCCGGAACCGGCCACCGGGGCCGTAGCCGTCCCGATTTACCAAACCTCAACCTACGTTCAGGAAGGACTTGGGCGGCACAAGGGTTATGAGTACGCCCGGACGCACAACCCGACCCGCGCCGCGTTGGAAGCCAACGTCGCTGTGCTGGAAGGTGGGGTGGCTGGATTCGCCTTTGCGTCGGGGATGGCCGCCATTCACGCTGTGATGACGGCTTGTCTTCAGATGGGTGATCACGTGGTGGTGTCGGACAACACCTACGGTGGGACGTACCGCCTCTTTGAACGTGTTTTGAAGGATTTTGGGTTGACGTTTGATTACGTGGACGCCAGTGATATCGCGCAAGTTGAGGCGGCGCTCCGCCCCACAACGCGGATGGTGTTCCTTGAGACGCCGACCAATCCCGTTATGCGGTTGTGCGACATTGCCGCTGTCGCCCAAGCGGCCCGTCCGCGCGGTATTCATGTTGTTGTAGACAACACTTTCATGTCGCCCTACTTTCAACGACCGTTGGCGCTTGGAGCGAATATTGTTGTGCATTCAACGACGAAATACCTCAATGGCCACAGCGACAGCGTCGGGGGTGTGGTCGTGGTTACGGAACCGGAAACGGCTGAACGTTTGGCGTTTATCCAAAACGCCGCCGGCGCTATTTTGTCGCCGATGGACGCTTGGCTGACGCTGCGCGGCATTAAGACGCTCGTCGTACGGATGCAAGCCCATGACAGCAACGGTCGCGCCGTCGCCCGCTTCTTGCACGAGCATCCGCGCGTGGAACGAGTGTATTATCCGGGCTTGGCGGAGCACCCGCAGCACGCGCTGGCCGCCCGGCAGATGTCTGGCTTCGGCGGTATGCTGGCGTTCGATGTGGGTAGCTTTGATGCAGCGCGACGAGTGCTTGAGTCTTTGAGGGTCTTTGCCCTGGCAGAGTCGTTGGGTGGCGTTGAGAGTCTGGCCTGTCATCCGGCGACTATGACGCATGCTGGCGTCCCGCCGGCTGAGCGCCGGCGCTTGGGCATTACGGACGGCCTTGTGCGGCTTTCCGTTGGCATTGAGGACATTCAAGACCTGTTGGCCGACCTCGACCACGCGCTGGCGCAGGTATAA
- a CDS encoding protein phosphatase 2C domain-containing protein, with translation MTTATTANGVRRIEVYAITDVGVVRPHNEDNFLIVNLSDGQSWTAENQLPDHPLVVELRPTDYGVLLAVSDGMGGALAGEVASHLAVTQVCDSMMRLQKDAKFKRFKFHEHLRFAIERANLFINSQSQRSPEYAGMGATFTGAGLNGTTLYLAQVGDSRAYLFRQGRGIQVTTDQSLVEQLIQSGHITREEAETHPYKNVILQALGALPSVTVTVDSLPVCRDDVLLLCSDGLSGKLNEKDMSDILEATDGDLRLACQRMVDLANERGGEDNITVMLLRFTGDGFPVYGEVEGDDWITPIERDQELPDPTMDGNFGEEPTQEFPDGSPTMELTSEGGPVQEPTPAEMAITGGLGLTQQLPAVGVLPSSPADPPPTNDALPPTVQPTDVPATQFTVELPTDDGLRMYRLVAATMLVILSICALLLTFIRSRAAGRPDGLDPPNLDQTRFAAPPSR, from the coding sequence ATGACCACTGCAACGACCGCCAACGGTGTGAGAAGAATCGAAGTCTATGCGATAACCGACGTTGGCGTGGTACGGCCACACAACGAAGACAACTTCTTGATCGTCAACCTCAGTGACGGTCAAAGCTGGACTGCCGAGAATCAGCTCCCTGATCACCCGCTGGTGGTTGAACTGCGTCCAACAGATTATGGGGTTCTGCTGGCGGTTTCAGACGGGATGGGCGGCGCGCTTGCAGGCGAGGTAGCGAGCCATTTAGCGGTGACGCAAGTATGTGACAGCATGATGCGTCTTCAGAAGGACGCCAAGTTCAAACGCTTCAAATTCCATGAACATCTTCGTTTTGCCATTGAGCGGGCCAACCTCTTCATCAACAGTCAAAGTCAGCGCAGTCCTGAGTACGCTGGCATGGGGGCAACATTCACCGGGGCTGGACTCAATGGAACAACGCTTTATCTAGCGCAAGTCGGCGACTCCCGCGCCTATCTGTTCCGGCAAGGTCGGGGCATCCAAGTAACAACTGATCAATCACTCGTCGAGCAGCTCATTCAATCTGGGCACATTACCCGTGAGGAGGCCGAAACTCATCCTTACAAAAACGTCATCCTCCAGGCTCTTGGCGCACTGCCGAGTGTGACTGTCACCGTGGATAGTCTTCCAGTATGTCGGGACGATGTGCTGTTACTGTGCAGCGACGGTCTCTCCGGTAAGCTCAACGAAAAGGATATGAGCGACATTCTTGAGGCAACGGACGGCGATTTGCGCCTAGCCTGCCAGCGGATGGTGGACCTCGCCAACGAGCGCGGCGGCGAGGACAACATCACCGTGATGCTTTTGCGTTTCACGGGAGACGGTTTCCCGGTGTACGGCGAAGTGGAAGGAGATGACTGGATTACGCCGATTGAACGGGACCAAGAGCTGCCTGACCCGACGATGGACGGCAACTTTGGCGAGGAGCCAACCCAAGAGTTTCCCGACGGCTCGCCCACCATGGAACTGACCTCCGAAGGTGGACCGGTACAGGAGCCGACGCCCGCTGAGATGGCCATCACCGGCGGCCTCGGGTTGACACAGCAACTCCCTGCCGTTGGCGTCTTGCCGTCGTCACCAGCCGACCCACCGCCTACGAATGACGCACTACCTCCCACTGTCCAACCAACTGACGTGCCCGCCACTCAGTTCACAGTCGAGCTTCCGACTGACGACGGACTGCGTATGTACCGTCTAGTTGCGGCGACAATGCTTGTGATTCTTTCCATCTGCGCGCTCCTTTTGACCTTCATTCGCAGCCGGGCCGCTGGCCGGCCGGACGGACTCGACCCGCCGAACCTCGACCAGACACGGTTTGCTGCCCCTCCGTCGCGCTAA
- a CDS encoding class I SAM-dependent methyltransferase — protein sequence MKPLDYYLQSWRIAVVRPHLTPTDRILDIGAFDGALARKVRDFRTYVGIDPEADPTRSTARMRFIRGRFPDDLPPPDEPFDAVTLLALLEHIPDAELDAFARACAAVLRPGGRLLITVPHPFVDRILDVLMALRLLDGMETDAHHGFDVARTREIFESAGFELTVHRRFQLGLNNFFAFRKR from the coding sequence ATGAAACCGCTTGACTACTACCTGCAAAGTTGGCGGATTGCCGTTGTACGCCCACATCTGACGCCGACCGACCGCATTCTCGACATCGGCGCGTTTGACGGCGCGCTGGCGCGCAAGGTGCGCGATTTCAGGACCTACGTTGGGATTGACCCGGAAGCCGACCCGACGCGGTCCACAGCGCGCATGCGGTTTATCCGTGGGCGCTTCCCGGACGACCTGCCGCCGCCGGATGAGCCATTCGACGCCGTGACGCTGCTGGCGCTGCTGGAACACATCCCCGACGCCGAACTCGACGCCTTTGCACGCGCTTGCGCCGCCGTCCTGCGCCCCGGCGGGCGGCTGCTGATCACCGTGCCCCACCCATTTGTTGACCGGATTCTCGATGTTCTGATGGCGTTGCGTCTGCTCGACGGTATGGAAACGGACGCGCACCATGGTTTTGACGTGGCGCGCACCCGCGAGATTTTTGAAAGCGCCGGCTTTGAACTCACCGTGCATCGTCGCTTTCAGCTTGGTCTCAACAACTTCTTTGCTTTCCGCAAACGCTGA
- the rplU gene encoding 50S ribosomal protein L21: MSYAIIATGGKQFRVAEGDIIQVPSLDVEPGQTVQLDVLALHNGTELKVGTPRLTDARVTASVIGHGRAKKIIVFKFKRRKQYRRKRGHRQKFTALLVQRIEAAAEPNKPQN, encoded by the coding sequence ATGTCGTATGCGATTATCGCCACGGGCGGGAAGCAGTTTCGAGTCGCTGAAGGTGATATTATCCAAGTGCCGAGTCTTGATGTGGAGCCGGGACAAACCGTGCAGCTCGATGTTCTGGCGCTACACAACGGTACGGAACTCAAGGTCGGCACGCCGCGTCTGACGGATGCGCGCGTAACGGCTTCGGTCATCGGTCACGGCCGCGCCAAGAAAATCATCGTCTTTAAGTTCAAACGGCGAAAGCAGTACCGACGCAAGCGCGGTCATCGCCAGAAATTCACGGCCTTGCTAGTGCAGCGCATTGAGGCGGCGGCCGAGCCAAACAAACCACAGAACTGA
- the hemC gene encoding hydroxymethylbilane synthase, with the protein MNPTIPTTRLDADLIIGSRGSALALWQAEWVKAQLEQAVPTRRVAIQIIKTTGDAILDAPLSKIGGKGVFTKEIEEALLAGVVDLAVHSLKDLPTRLPEGLMLGCVTRREDVRDALVAREGIQSLDDLPPNSVVGTSSLRRQAQLLARRPDLRLVDLRGNVGTRLQRLDEGRYDAVILASAGLVRLGFESRIVQRLSTDVMLPAVGQGALGIEIREEDVATREAVQVLAHHSTWRACEAERAFLHGLGGGCQVPIAAHAVVDNEGRLRLRGLVARIDGTRLVQDELTGDARFAEDIGRELAERVLQQGAAELLNELSA; encoded by the coding sequence ATGAATCCAACCATTCCCACCACTCGCCTTGACGCCGACCTGATTATCGGCTCGCGCGGCAGCGCGCTTGCACTCTGGCAAGCCGAATGGGTCAAAGCGCAACTGGAGCAAGCTGTACCAACACGCCGCGTCGCCATTCAGATCATCAAGACCACCGGCGACGCGATTCTTGACGCGCCGCTTTCGAAGATCGGCGGTAAAGGCGTTTTCACCAAGGAAATCGAAGAAGCCCTGTTGGCTGGCGTTGTGGATCTGGCCGTCCACAGTTTGAAGGACTTACCAACCCGTTTACCCGAAGGTTTGATGCTGGGTTGCGTGACACGGCGGGAGGATGTCCGCGATGCGCTAGTGGCTCGCGAAGGGATTCAGTCGCTAGACGATCTACCACCCAACTCGGTCGTCGGCACCAGCAGCCTGCGCCGTCAGGCGCAGCTCCTAGCCCGGCGGCCCGACCTGCGGCTGGTTGACCTGCGCGGCAATGTCGGCACGCGCCTTCAGCGTCTTGATGAGGGGCGCTATGACGCCGTCATTCTAGCATCGGCCGGACTAGTACGGCTGGGTTTCGAGTCGCGCATCGTACAGCGCCTGTCGACCGATGTTATGCTGCCAGCTGTTGGGCAGGGCGCGTTGGGCATCGAGATTCGGGAAGAGGATGTCGCTACCCGCGAAGCAGTGCAGGTCCTTGCCCACCACTCGACTTGGCGGGCGTGTGAAGCCGAGCGCGCCTTCCTACATGGCCTTGGCGGCGGATGTCAGGTCCCTATCGCGGCGCACGCTGTGGTAGATAACGAAGGCCGTCTGCGTTTGCGCGGTCTGGTGGCGCGAATAGATGGAACGCGCCTTGTGCAAGATGAACTGACCGGCGATGCCCGCTTCGCTGAAGATATCGGCCGGGAACTAGCTGAGCGTGTTCTGCAGCAGGGCGCAGCCGAGCTGTTGAATGAACTGAGCGCCTGA
- the rpmA gene encoding 50S ribosomal protein L27 → MAHKKGVGSSRNGRDSHSKRLGVKRFGNQFVKAGEILVRQRGTRFKPGKNVGMGRDHTLFALTAGHLLFRDRGRLGRYIEVIPLEAPAAAAAGPETAAAV, encoded by the coding sequence ATGGCTCACAAAAAAGGCGTCGGGAGTTCGCGCAACGGACGCGACTCGCACTCCAAACGATTGGGCGTCAAACGCTTCGGCAATCAGTTTGTCAAGGCCGGTGAAATTCTCGTCCGGCAGCGCGGCACGCGCTTCAAGCCAGGCAAAAACGTCGGCATGGGGCGTGATCATACGCTTTTTGCCTTAACGGCCGGACACCTGCTGTTCCGCGATCGCGGTCGGCTAGGGCGTTACATCGAGGTGATTCCACTCGAAGCACCGGCTGCCGCAGCAGCTGGCCCGGAGACCGCCGCCGCTGTTTGA
- the obgE gene encoding GTPase ObgE produces the protein MFVDEAIIHVAGGDGGNGCMAFRREKFVPRGGPSGGDGGKGGTVYLRASQHLNTLLMFRYNPRYVAERGGHGEGNNRHGRDGEDCIVDVPVGTLVYDADTGECLADLTTVGQTVAVARGGRGGRGNARFASSVNRAPRRHEPGRPGERRTLRLELKLLADVGLLGYPNAGKSTFIAAVSAARPKIADYPFTTLVPNLGVVGLEDYRSFVIADIPGIIEGAHEGRGLGLQFLRHVERTRLLLHLVDVSVSAEREPVAAYDAIERELALYNPELAARPRLAVATKQDIADPARTAALSAHCAELGIECFPVSAVTGEGIKPLIQRIAQMLFSAHPESV, from the coding sequence ATGTTTGTTGACGAAGCCATCATTCACGTCGCGGGCGGTGACGGCGGCAATGGCTGTATGGCTTTTCGCCGTGAAAAGTTTGTCCCGCGTGGCGGCCCGTCGGGCGGTGACGGCGGCAAGGGCGGGACGGTATACCTCCGCGCCAGCCAACATCTCAATACCTTACTGATGTTTCGCTACAACCCGCGCTATGTAGCCGAACGTGGCGGCCATGGCGAGGGCAACAATCGCCATGGGCGCGATGGCGAAGACTGTATTGTGGATGTTCCCGTGGGGACGCTCGTCTATGACGCTGATACTGGCGAGTGCCTAGCTGACCTGACGACGGTGGGGCAAACCGTCGCCGTTGCACGGGGCGGACGTGGTGGACGAGGCAATGCGCGTTTTGCTTCATCGGTCAACCGTGCGCCGCGCCGCCACGAACCGGGCCGCCCCGGCGAACGGCGGACACTGCGGCTTGAACTCAAGCTCCTTGCCGATGTCGGACTGCTTGGCTACCCAAACGCCGGCAAATCCACATTCATTGCGGCGGTTTCCGCTGCGCGCCCCAAGATCGCCGATTATCCGTTCACGACGCTAGTCCCCAACCTTGGCGTCGTTGGATTGGAAGACTACCGGAGCTTTGTCATCGCCGACATTCCGGGCATCATCGAAGGCGCACACGAAGGACGTGGGCTAGGTCTTCAGTTTTTGCGGCACGTCGAGCGTACGCGCTTGTTGCTGCATCTGGTGGATGTTTCAGTGTCGGCGGAACGCGAGCCGGTCGCAGCCTATGACGCCATTGAGCGCGAGTTGGCGCTTTACAATCCTGAACTCGCTGCCCGACCGCGTCTAGCCGTCGCCACCAAGCAGGATATCGCCGATCCAGCGCGGACGGCGGCGTTGAGCGCGCACTGCGCAGAATTGGGCATCGAGTGCTTTCCGGTGTCGGCTGTGACAGGCGAAGGGATCAAACCGCTCATTCAACGCATTGCGCAGATGCTTTTTAGCGCACATCCCGAATCAGTGTAG
- the lspA gene encoding signal peptidase II — MHNHRPPYQAFLAAGGLVALDQLSKAWAYWSLRPTDAVVRIIPGFFHLRYAENPGIAFSLFNSGTPTMRLTLLGIAVCAAVGVSLYLWWTPSDRRLLRVTLTCLLGGILGNAIDRVVHGAVVDFLDVHWGTWHFPTFNVADSCITIGAFLLALDTLGDLRRAPKPSA, encoded by the coding sequence GTGCACAACCATAGGCCGCCCTACCAAGCGTTTCTGGCGGCCGGCGGGTTGGTCGCGCTGGATCAACTGAGCAAGGCGTGGGCCTACTGGTCGCTGCGCCCAACAGACGCCGTTGTACGGATCATTCCGGGCTTTTTTCACCTTCGGTACGCCGAAAATCCAGGCATCGCCTTCAGCCTCTTTAACAGCGGTACGCCCACTATGCGGCTAACGCTGTTGGGTATCGCCGTCTGCGCCGCCGTCGGCGTGAGCCTCTATCTCTGGTGGACGCCGAGCGACCGCCGCCTCCTACGGGTGACGCTGACGTGTCTGCTGGGCGGCATTCTGGGTAACGCCATTGACCGCGTCGTTCACGGCGCAGTCGTTGATTTCCTCGACGTTCACTGGGGAACGTGGCATTTCCCAACGTTCAATGTCGCGGACAGTTGCATCACCATCGGCGCGTTCCTGTTGGCGCTGGATACACTGGGCGATCTACGACGTGCGCCGAAACCAAGCGCGTAA
- the uvrA gene encoding excinuclease ABC subunit UvrA has translation MPDAATPPTASVVAASNVEPLVVRGARVHNLKNITVAIPYEKLTVVTGVSGSGKSSLAFDTLYAEGYRRYVESLSAYARQFLERLPKPDVDEISGICPAIAVQQRHQTRQPRSTVATQTEIYDYLRLLYARVGEVYCHRCGTRVRRDTPQSVVEEVLALPEGARFYVTFPLAATAAPPPDAKPKRPRKKDAAATRVQVVAQLMSLLQRGFRRLLADGRVIELNTPDDFPHETLEGIEVIADRLTARPDAASRLTDSVEMAFREGHGEMAVHVVSPTPAVMRFGEQFACKACRLTYPPPEPTLFSFNSPYGACPTCQGFGSTIGVDMAKVIPDAGRSLADGAVDAFEKPQLDWAKRELYAVCKRHRIPWRAPFRSLTDEQKRLVIDGELQGDWGGVRGIFDWLETKKYKMHVRVLLAKYRGYTTCPDCNGGRLRPEARAVRVGGRDLPSVTRLSIREALDWFTALPDRLTPEGRTIAARLLEEITSRLRFLSDVGLDYLTLDRTAGTLSGGEAQRIQLATHLGAALTGALYVLDEPSVGLHPRDTARLVATLARLRDGGNTVVVVEHDETTIRAADYIVDIGPGAGEQGGEVVFQGTYDALLRDQRSLTAAYLRGDRRIPLPARRRSWTHAIRLRGAAVHNLKGIDVDIPLGVLTCITGVSGSGKSTLVHEVLCRALASPEAAAAVCASIEGHERVTQTIVVDQSPIGRSSRSNPATYIKAYDVIREVFAQTPEAQRAGFGPGHFSFNVPGGRCETCQGAGTVTIEMQFLADVELPCETCNGTRFTPEVLAVRFRGKNIHEVLQLTVREALVHFDGVRKLTERLRVLDEVGLGYLRLGQPATTLSGGEAQRLKLAAHIAEGAAAGALLIFDEPTTGLHFADVAVLLGVFERLLAAGASLLVIEHNLDVIKTADWVIDLGPEAGVGGGEVVAVGPPEAVAAVAASHTGRFLQSLFATGRLAP, from the coding sequence ATGCCTGACGCCGCCACGCCGCCCACTGCGTCCGTCGTCGCCGCATCAAACGTTGAACCACTCGTGGTGCGCGGCGCGCGCGTCCACAACCTCAAAAACATTACGGTCGCCATCCCCTACGAAAAGCTGACGGTTGTCACCGGCGTGAGCGGGTCGGGCAAATCGTCGCTGGCTTTTGACACGCTCTACGCGGAAGGCTATCGCCGTTATGTCGAGTCGCTGTCGGCCTACGCCCGGCAGTTTCTAGAGCGCCTGCCAAAGCCGGACGTGGATGAAATTTCGGGGATATGCCCAGCGATCGCCGTCCAGCAGAGACATCAGACGCGCCAGCCGCGCTCGACCGTCGCCACGCAGACGGAAATCTACGACTACCTGCGGCTGCTCTACGCCCGCGTCGGCGAGGTGTACTGCCACCGGTGCGGCACGCGCGTGCGGCGCGATACGCCGCAGTCGGTGGTCGAAGAGGTTTTGGCTTTGCCGGAAGGCGCGCGCTTTTACGTGACTTTCCCCTTGGCGGCGACCGCCGCGCCGCCGCCCGACGCCAAGCCCAAGCGCCCGCGCAAGAAAGACGCGGCGGCGACGCGGGTACAGGTCGTCGCGCAGTTGATGAGCCTGCTGCAACGCGGGTTTCGGCGCTTGCTTGCGGATGGGCGGGTGATTGAGCTGAATACGCCGGACGACTTTCCCCACGAGACGTTGGAAGGCATCGAGGTCATCGCCGACCGGTTGACGGCGCGTCCCGATGCGGCGTCGCGCCTGACGGATTCCGTTGAAATGGCTTTTCGTGAAGGTCACGGCGAGATGGCGGTTCACGTGGTGAGTCCGACGCCGGCCGTGATGCGGTTTGGGGAACAGTTCGCCTGTAAGGCTTGCCGGCTGACCTACCCGCCGCCCGAACCGACGTTGTTCAGCTTCAACAGCCCGTACGGGGCATGTCCGACCTGTCAGGGCTTCGGCAGCACCATCGGCGTGGACATGGCCAAAGTCATTCCCGACGCCGGCCGCTCGCTGGCCGACGGCGCGGTGGACGCCTTCGAAAAGCCGCAGCTTGATTGGGCGAAGCGCGAGCTATACGCGGTTTGCAAGCGACATCGGATTCCATGGCGTGCGCCTTTTCGGAGCCTGACGGACGAACAAAAGCGGCTGGTGATTGACGGCGAGCTGCAGGGCGACTGGGGCGGCGTGCGGGGCATTTTTGATTGGCTTGAGACGAAGAAGTACAAGATGCACGTCCGCGTGTTGCTGGCGAAGTATCGCGGCTACACGACCTGCCCGGACTGCAACGGCGGCCGCCTGCGCCCGGAAGCGCGCGCCGTACGGGTCGGCGGACGCGATTTGCCGTCCGTCACGCGACTTTCCATCCGGGAGGCGCTGGACTGGTTTACGGCGTTGCCCGACCGGTTGACGCCGGAAGGCCGCACAATCGCCGCCCGCCTGCTTGAGGAAATCACCAGTCGGCTGCGCTTTCTGAGTGACGTCGGCCTCGACTATCTGACGCTCGACCGGACGGCCGGGACGCTGTCCGGCGGTGAGGCGCAGCGCATTCAGCTCGCCACGCATCTGGGGGCGGCGCTGACTGGTGCACTGTACGTTTTGGATGAGCCGAGCGTCGGCCTGCATCCACGCGACACGGCGCGGCTGGTGGCGACGCTGGCGCGTTTGCGCGACGGCGGGAATACGGTCGTTGTCGTCGAGCATGATGAGACGACGATTCGCGCAGCGGATTACATTGTGGACATTGGCCCCGGCGCGGGTGAGCAAGGCGGAGAAGTCGTGTTTCAGGGGACGTATGACGCGCTGCTGCGCGATCAACGCTCGCTGACGGCGGCTTACCTACGCGGCGACCGACGGATTCCGCTGCCGGCGAGACGCCGTTCGTGGACGCATGCGATTCGTTTGCGCGGGGCGGCCGTCCACAACTTGAAGGGGATTGACGTGGACATCCCGCTGGGCGTACTGACGTGCATCACGGGTGTTTCGGGATCAGGGAAGTCCACGTTGGTTCACGAGGTGTTGTGTCGGGCGCTGGCTTCGCCGGAAGCGGCGGCCGCCGTCTGCGCTTCGATTGAGGGTCATGAGCGCGTCACACAGACCATCGTGGTTGACCAGTCGCCGATTGGGCGGTCGTCGCGGTCGAATCCGGCGACGTACATCAAGGCCTACGATGTCATCCGGGAAGTTTTTGCGCAGACGCCGGAAGCGCAGCGCGCCGGTTTTGGTCCTGGCCATTTTTCGTTCAACGTACCGGGTGGACGGTGTGAGACGTGTCAGGGCGCGGGAACGGTGACGATTGAGATGCAGTTTCTCGCCGATGTCGAGTTGCCGTGTGAGACCTGCAACGGAACGCGCTTTACGCCGGAGGTGCTGGCCGTACGCTTTCGTGGAAAAAACATTCACGAAGTGTTGCAGTTGACCGTCCGCGAGGCGCTGGTGCACTTCGACGGCGTACGGAAGCTGACCGAGCGGTTGCGCGTTTTGGATGAGGTAGGGTTGGGTTACCTGCGACTAGGGCAGCCGGCGACGACGCTCTCCGGCGGCGAGGCACAGCGGCTCAAGCTGGCGGCGCATATCGCCGAGGGCGCGGCTGCCGGGGCGCTGTTGATTTTCGATGAGCCGACGACGGGTTTACACTTCGCCGATGTTGCCGTGTTGCTGGGGGTATTTGAACGGCTGCTGGCGGCCGGGGCGTCGTTGTTGGTCATTGAGCACAATCTGGACGTGATCAAGACGGCGGATTGGGTGATTGATTTGGGGCCGGAAGCCGGTGTTGGCGGGGGCGAGGTAGTCGCCGTCGGCCCGCCGGAAGCCGTGGCGGCTGTTGCGGCGTCGCACACGGGGCGGTTTTTACAATCGCTTTTTGCGACCGGACGACTTGCTCCATAA